One window from the genome of Aerosakkonema funiforme FACHB-1375 encodes:
- a CDS encoding CmcI family methyltransferase, which yields MSYQSVVKAAIHKQAPFKPNRFAKISERKDRCDIPAPAWRSLLENAYFQTWKGILFDKGPTEMALYPMLLYELKPKTIIEIGALSGGSAIWLADHLEMFQVEGRVYGIDIDLSLLDEKAKTDSRVHFLEGDCNNMAAIMPPEMLATLAHPWLIIEDAHADAVGVVEYFHSHGVQSGDYLIVEDTNQTMWELEWDDWDDQEVLEKGKRKLEELKSWLMNHKTEYLIDTYYQDMYGYNGSKNWNSILKKV from the coding sequence ATGAGCTACCAAAGCGTTGTCAAAGCAGCAATCCACAAACAGGCTCCTTTCAAACCAAATCGGTTTGCCAAAATTTCTGAAAGAAAAGATCGATGCGATATTCCAGCACCTGCTTGGCGATCGCTCTTGGAAAACGCTTACTTCCAAACTTGGAAAGGAATACTTTTCGATAAAGGGCCAACTGAAATGGCTCTTTATCCCATGCTTTTGTACGAACTCAAACCGAAAACAATTATTGAAATTGGAGCATTAAGCGGTGGTAGTGCCATTTGGCTAGCCGATCACTTGGAAATGTTCCAAGTAGAAGGTCGTGTCTATGGTATAGATATTGACCTTTCCCTCCTTGATGAAAAAGCAAAAACTGACTCGCGAGTTCATTTTTTAGAGGGGGATTGTAATAATATGGCTGCCATAATGCCACCGGAAATGCTTGCAACGCTCGCTCATCCTTGGTTAATCATAGAAGATGCTCATGCTGATGCAGTAGGAGTTGTTGAATATTTTCACAGTCACGGCGTCCAAAGTGGAGACTACTTGATTGTCGAAGATACCAATCAAACTATGTGGGAGTTGGAATGGGATGATTGGGACGACCAAGAAGTATTAGAAAAAGGAAAACGTAAATTAGAGGAGTTGAAAAGCTGGTTAATGAATCATAAAACCGAATATCTAATCGATACATACTATCAAGATATGTACGGGTATAACGGCTCGAAAAACTGGAATTCAATCCTGAAAAAAGTATGA
- a CDS encoding TauD/TfdA family dioxygenase — MQVMQEKQFVTIGGKRFHYTWLRDNCLNSQNRHPDSLEKLNDICDRPAHPEPKFIEERDGNLIVDWNENPPLRSVFPISWLLAHTCDPQPQSPIGENVILWDKAWLEANPIEWPDVRKSDFKIWMKQLLSLGFIILRNIPLEELDAFISSFGPVRNTEYGDIMTQKVGKDLAATSHGIPPHNDLTFWYGHRTTQFIHCAKNEASGGQTFTIDGFRVAKDFRENHPDYFQILAETPIQFWRVQHEHQYFFRPVASIIEVDKAGNVTAIRFSHKNCVPQLPFDQLERFYEAYTAFSRYLNNLDYQYRFRLTAGDCLLIQNFRALHGRTDYDASVGVRDFRVAYMEWDYFLARYFYQRELEATHFAINGN; from the coding sequence ATGCAAGTTATGCAAGAAAAACAATTTGTTACGATCGGCGGTAAACGCTTTCACTATACCTGGTTGCGCGACAATTGTCTGAATTCTCAAAATCGTCATCCAGATTCCCTCGAAAAACTGAATGACATTTGCGATCGCCCCGCACACCCAGAACCGAAGTTTATCGAAGAGCGCGATGGCAACTTGATCGTTGACTGGAACGAAAATCCCCCTCTCCGCAGCGTTTTTCCCATTTCTTGGCTACTCGCTCACACTTGCGATCCACAACCTCAATCTCCGATCGGCGAAAATGTGATTCTGTGGGACAAAGCTTGGTTGGAAGCCAACCCGATCGAGTGGCCCGATGTTCGTAAATCAGATTTTAAAATTTGGATGAAGCAATTGTTATCTCTAGGATTTATCATCCTGCGAAATATTCCCCTAGAAGAACTTGATGCCTTTATCTCATCCTTCGGCCCAGTCCGCAACACCGAATACGGTGACATCATGACACAAAAAGTCGGCAAAGACTTAGCTGCAACCAGTCACGGCATCCCACCCCACAACGATCTGACTTTCTGGTACGGACATCGGACAACACAATTTATCCATTGTGCAAAAAACGAAGCATCTGGCGGACAAACATTTACGATCGATGGTTTTCGCGTCGCCAAAGACTTTCGTGAAAATCATCCAGACTATTTTCAAATTTTGGCAGAAACTCCCATACAATTTTGGCGCGTTCAACACGAGCATCAATATTTCTTTCGTCCGGTAGCTTCTATCATCGAAGTAGATAAAGCAGGTAATGTTACCGCCATTCGCTTCAGTCATAAAAACTGCGTGCCGCAATTACCGTTCGACCAATTAGAGCGTTTTTATGAAGCTTATACTGCCTTCTCTCGGTATCTTAATAATCTCGATTACCAATACCGTTTTCGCCTGACTGCCGGAGATTGTCTGCTCATCCAAAACTTCCGGGCTCTCCACGGCAGGACAGATTACGATGCTTCTGTCGGAGTGAGAGATTTTAGGGTAGCTTATATGGAATGGGACTACTTTTTGGCAAGATACTTTTATCAACGCGAGTTGGAAGCAACCCATTTCGCTATCAATGGAAATTAA
- a CDS encoding thiamine pyrophosphate-dependent enzyme, which yields MEQEQTSYYITLPSELGEKDRNITLVQILLKYLELEGVTKLFGIPSTAMKHLLNELKNQNDKFDYVICRQETGAAFMADGYFRVTGKLGVVLVACDAGLPNASTGILNAQHDKSALLVISVEPSVENYSNSHILDEVEISENINAVYRNICQYSDRIHSPKTFQPILTQALRNALAIPSRTTCIGLSDKLAGSYLSEAMAFPTKPEYYRAIPQSSSPHQVQQAFDYLTHAKQPLILLGNGCRQVLRDRQKLEKFKSFVEKFAIPVMTTPDAKAIFPESHWLSFRNYGVAGCNWPKYYLESSHYDALMVMGSSLGRYSTIPPQAGKELLIPKGALIQVDLDQSAIARFFPVQLGIVAEIGTVIDNLFELSDRTQADEPTVAERRASIEQIRETHSPFLEPQKRNSEAAPILPQALMKCINDNEKLRQGGHIFIDSGNSTHWAWHYLELDPPVQFHVSSTIGPMGFGTAGAIGGKIGSPNQVCVAITGDGGFMMQGNEISTAAQYNVGVVWVILYDNDLNMISQAMNQYFPEPSVWKNYYQLGKPDLVKFAEGLGADAYEVRTQAEMRLVFAEALSKADTNNKPQAIVVYINTEEIPPWF from the coding sequence GTGGAACAAGAGCAAACTTCCTATTACATAACTCTGCCATCTGAACTGGGTGAAAAAGATCGCAATATTACCCTGGTTCAGATCCTCTTAAAATACCTTGAACTGGAGGGTGTCACTAAATTATTTGGCATTCCCAGTACGGCTATGAAGCACTTGTTGAACGAATTAAAGAACCAAAACGACAAATTTGACTACGTTATCTGCCGTCAGGAAACTGGGGCAGCTTTCATGGCAGATGGCTATTTTCGGGTGACAGGTAAACTGGGGGTGGTATTGGTTGCTTGTGATGCCGGTTTGCCCAATGCTTCAACTGGAATTCTCAACGCTCAACACGACAAATCCGCTTTGTTGGTCATTAGTGTAGAGCCGTCAGTAGAAAATTATAGCAACAGCCACATCTTAGATGAAGTTGAGATTAGCGAGAATATTAATGCTGTCTACCGCAATATCTGTCAGTACAGCGATCGCATCCACAGTCCCAAAACTTTCCAACCAATTTTGACTCAAGCATTGCGAAATGCACTGGCTATTCCATCTCGTACTACTTGTATCGGTTTGTCGGACAAACTCGCTGGCAGTTACCTATCTGAGGCGATGGCATTTCCCACTAAGCCAGAATATTATCGCGCAATTCCCCAATCCTCAAGTCCTCATCAAGTGCAACAGGCATTTGATTATCTCACTCATGCCAAACAGCCACTAATTTTATTGGGGAACGGATGTCGCCAAGTACTTCGCGATCGCCAGAAACTGGAAAAATTCAAGTCATTTGTGGAAAAGTTTGCCATTCCAGTGATGACAACTCCCGATGCTAAGGCCATTTTTCCAGAAAGTCACTGGTTGTCATTCCGAAATTACGGCGTTGCTGGCTGCAATTGGCCTAAATACTATCTGGAGAGTTCTCATTACGACGCCCTGATGGTGATGGGATCTAGTCTGGGTAGATACAGTACAATTCCTCCTCAAGCAGGCAAAGAACTGTTGATTCCCAAGGGTGCTTTGATTCAGGTGGATCTAGATCAAAGCGCGATCGCTCGCTTCTTCCCCGTCCAACTAGGAATTGTCGCAGAAATCGGCACCGTAATTGACAATCTGTTTGAGCTAAGCGATCGCACTCAAGCAGACGAACCAACTGTAGCAGAGCGTCGGGCATCGATCGAACAGATCCGGGAAACTCACTCACCGTTCCTCGAACCGCAAAAGCGCAATTCTGAAGCTGCACCTATCCTACCGCAAGCTTTGATGAAGTGTATCAACGATAACGAAAAGCTGCGTCAAGGAGGTCATATCTTTATCGATAGCGGTAACTCTACCCACTGGGCATGGCACTACTTGGAACTCGATCCACCAGTCCAATTTCACGTTTCCTCTACGATCGGGCCAATGGGATTCGGCACTGCTGGTGCGATCGGCGGTAAAATAGGCTCGCCAAATCAGGTTTGCGTAGCCATTACTGGCGACGGCGGCTTTATGATGCAGGGGAATGAAATATCGACCGCTGCCCAGTACAATGTTGGTGTCGTTTGGGTAATCCTTTATGACAATGACTTGAATATGATTAGTCAAGCCATGAATCAGTATTTTCCAGAGCCGTCAGTCTGGAAAAATTACTATCAGCTGGGAAAACCCGATCTCGTTAAGTTTGCCGAAGGACTCGGAGCAGATGCTTATGAGGTTCGCACTCAGGCGGAAATGCGGCTGGTATTTGCAGAAGCGCTCTCAAAAGCAGATACTAATAACAAGCCTCAAGCGATCGTTGTTTATATAAATACAGAAGAAATACCACCTTGGTTTTAA
- a CDS encoding aromatic ring-hydroxylating oxygenase subunit alpha — MIAADPILLNDWHAVAKVEDCPPGKILTTRLLGEDLVLWRPLDPQAPVQAWQDRCPHRGAPLSLGKVCDRTLACVYHGWEYDPTGKCVLIPPHPALEPPAGAQIKTYHCRERYGAVWVCLGTPSADVPPFPEWDEPNCLQILSEPIHGNASGFRLVEIGIDFTHFRYLHNQTECNPQVHEDFQVEMTTDGITVCERHFPDADSQGKRVTYTSTSSMKIPHPLRLYSYIEITQGPYKGRFAFLTAITPVEEEKSVQWSFTATNMDKAMLPQWLVFNQQVQQEDVWMAERLQPKRMPLIPPTDNKWPADLHVPSDRSSVTYRKWLKQIGVTYGVC, encoded by the coding sequence ATGATCGCAGCCGATCCGATTTTACTCAATGACTGGCACGCAGTCGCCAAGGTAGAAGATTGTCCACCAGGGAAAATTCTCACTACACGCCTATTAGGAGAAGACCTGGTGCTATGGCGTCCATTAGACCCGCAAGCGCCAGTACAAGCATGGCAAGACCGTTGCCCCCACCGAGGTGCCCCTTTATCCTTGGGAAAAGTATGCGATCGCACTCTGGCTTGTGTGTATCACGGCTGGGAATACGATCCAACAGGTAAATGCGTCCTGATTCCCCCTCATCCAGCCTTAGAGCCTCCTGCGGGAGCGCAGATTAAAACCTACCATTGTCGGGAACGCTATGGTGCCGTGTGGGTATGCTTGGGGACTCCCTCTGCCGATGTGCCTCCCTTCCCAGAGTGGGACGAACCCAATTGTCTTCAGATCCTGAGCGAACCTATACACGGTAATGCTAGTGGTTTTCGCTTGGTGGAAATTGGTATAGATTTTACTCATTTCCGTTATCTCCACAACCAAACTGAATGCAATCCGCAAGTCCACGAAGATTTTCAAGTGGAAATGACGACCGATGGAATTACTGTCTGCGAAAGACACTTTCCGGATGCAGATAGCCAAGGCAAGCGAGTTACCTATACATCCACTTCATCCATGAAGATTCCTCATCCGTTGAGGTTATACAGTTACATAGAAATTACTCAAGGGCCGTACAAAGGGCGGTTCGCATTCTTGACAGCAATAACGCCAGTTGAAGAGGAGAAGAGCGTGCAGTGGAGTTTTACAGCCACGAACATGGATAAGGCTATGCTCCCACAATGGTTGGTGTTTAACCAGCAAGTGCAACAAGAAGATGTTTGGATGGCAGAACGCCTACAACCAAAACGAATGCCGCTCATCCCTCCCACAGACAACAAATGGCCAGCCGATTTGCACGTTCCGAGCGATCGATCTTCGGTTACTTACCGCAAATGGCTTAAACAAATAGGTGTTACTTATGGCGTTTGTTAA
- a CDS encoding aromatic ring-hydroxylating oxygenase subunit alpha, whose protein sequence is MIEDPILFNDWHVVAKVEDCSPGKIFTARLLGEDLILWRPEGPNSPIQVWQDYCPHRGASLSLGEVCDRTLICAYHGWEYDTAGKCKYIPAHPNQEPPEKAQIKTYQCQERYGWVWVCLGSPNGDVPSFPIWDDPNCAKFWCGPLKCNASGFRLMESFVDIAHVPFVHRHSLGPSNPQIEDYEVVVTTEGISIPERMFQMDSEGKQTIEVATSLTKVSSLLTVSVFTETKQGPSPGRTAWLAAITPVEEEKCLLWTCAAIDLDSSLVPQWGKMHERLLWEDIRIVNSQRPARLPLGLATDSQWPANLHVPSDRCTVIYRKWLKDKGVTFGVC, encoded by the coding sequence ATGATCGAAGACCCAATCTTATTCAACGACTGGCACGTCGTAGCCAAGGTAGAAGACTGCTCACCCGGTAAAATTTTCACTGCACGCTTGTTAGGAGAAGACTTGATTCTATGGCGTCCGGAAGGACCTAATTCTCCGATCCAAGTGTGGCAAGATTACTGCCCTCACCGAGGTGCTAGTCTGTCCTTGGGAGAAGTGTGCGATCGCACTTTAATTTGTGCCTATCATGGCTGGGAATACGATACAGCAGGTAAATGCAAGTATATTCCGGCGCACCCAAACCAAGAGCCGCCAGAGAAAGCCCAAATCAAAACATACCAGTGTCAGGAACGCTACGGTTGGGTGTGGGTATGCCTGGGCAGTCCCAATGGTGATGTACCTTCCTTCCCAATTTGGGACGATCCCAATTGCGCTAAGTTCTGGTGCGGTCCGTTAAAGTGCAATGCGAGTGGATTTCGGTTGATGGAGAGTTTTGTAGATATAGCCCATGTCCCTTTCGTCCATAGGCACAGTCTCGGTCCATCTAACCCCCAAATAGAAGACTATGAGGTGGTAGTCACAACCGAGGGAATTAGTATCCCCGAAAGAATGTTTCAGATGGACAGCGAGGGTAAGCAGACGATCGAGGTAGCAACTAGCTTGACGAAGGTTTCTTCTCTGTTGACTGTATCCGTTTTTACGGAAACTAAACAAGGGCCGTCGCCCGGTCGAACTGCTTGGCTGGCAGCAATCACACCTGTTGAGGAGGAAAAGTGTCTGCTGTGGACTTGTGCGGCGATCGATCTAGACAGTAGCTTAGTGCCCCAGTGGGGAAAGATGCACGAACGGCTGCTATGGGAAGATATTCGGATTGTCAATTCTCAACGACCCGCACGTCTGCCGCTGGGATTGGCCACAGACTCCCAATGGCCAGCGAATTTGCACGTTCCGAGCGATCGCTGTACCGTGATTTACCGCAAATGGCTCAAGGATAAAGGCGTCACTTTTGGCGTATGTTAA
- a CDS encoding methyltransferase domain-containing protein — protein sequence MDFHLDTLSNLPNVTVFTAYQKEELEEVYQSLAWGYFGNLSDVSNQDFQKIWGRTKNDTISSSDLTASSRLLIVRCGKGKTAIWLAQQTGCEVVGVDMSEVCIANAIAQAQNHPSLRLSFHQAEATSLPFPDGWFTHVLCQGTLAKIPETELALGEIHRVLQERGTFMFDEMVTPGSALSEVVATQVDRQEELTSTWSPDDWREKLAQLSFLVLEAEDLSEIVKQNGKVLSQMQQLDRSEQSYLDRKIWEAIDSGKVEWWFYKCQKVTNWLSWICDTSNTEELRLKYDIWASAYEADVEKHWRFMTENAALTLEKVLPVKEAFILDAGAGTGLVGEALAKRGYTNIVAADLSEEMLASARNKQVYKVLHQCNLEDPQAFDSLETFDAIIAAGMFAYAHAGVGVLQNLFRFLKPGGLFVATMRSDYYKEMERALFELPWSLIAQSEFKIYENEVMYILVFRK from the coding sequence ATGGACTTTCATCTAGATACTTTATCAAATCTGCCCAATGTTACAGTTTTTACGGCTTATCAAAAAGAGGAATTGGAAGAGGTATATCAAAGTCTTGCTTGGGGCTATTTCGGCAACTTGTCTGATGTCAGCAATCAGGACTTTCAGAAAATCTGGGGGAGAACGAAAAATGATACGATATCCAGTAGCGATCTTACAGCCTCCTCTCGCCTTCTCATTGTCCGCTGCGGTAAGGGCAAAACTGCGATCTGGTTAGCCCAGCAAACAGGATGTGAAGTTGTAGGAGTAGATATGAGTGAAGTCTGCATCGCCAACGCGATCGCACAAGCTCAGAACCACCCTTCACTGCGTCTTTCTTTCCACCAGGCAGAAGCAACAAGCCTGCCTTTCCCAGACGGATGGTTCACCCACGTTCTTTGCCAAGGAACTCTCGCCAAAATTCCGGAAACCGAACTAGCTTTAGGTGAAATTCACCGCGTTCTTCAGGAACGCGGTACTTTTATGTTTGATGAAATGGTAACCCCAGGATCGGCTCTCAGCGAAGTAGTTGCCACACAAGTCGATCGGCAAGAGGAACTTACATCAACTTGGAGTCCCGATGACTGGAGGGAAAAACTCGCGCAGCTAAGCTTTTTGGTGTTAGAAGCAGAAGACTTGAGCGAAATAGTCAAACAAAACGGCAAAGTCTTGTCCCAGATGCAACAACTCGATCGATCCGAACAGAGCTATTTGGATCGGAAGATCTGGGAAGCGATCGACTCTGGTAAAGTAGAATGGTGGTTTTACAAATGCCAAAAAGTAACCAACTGGCTGTCTTGGATCTGCGATACTTCCAATACAGAAGAACTCCGGCTTAAATACGACATCTGGGCTAGCGCCTACGAAGCTGATGTGGAAAAGCATTGGCGATTTATGACTGAGAATGCCGCACTTACTCTCGAAAAAGTGCTGCCCGTCAAGGAGGCTTTCATCCTCGATGCTGGCGCGGGAACGGGGCTCGTGGGCGAGGCTCTAGCCAAACGGGGATATACCAATATAGTAGCTGCGGATCTTTCAGAGGAGATGCTGGCTTCTGCTAGAAACAAACAGGTTTATAAGGTTCTGCACCAATGTAATTTAGAAGATCCCCAGGCTTTTGACTCCTTGGAGACTTTCGATGCCATTATCGCGGCGGGTATGTTTGCCTATGCCCACGCTGGTGTTGGGGTCTTACAAAATCTGTTCCGTTTTTTGAAGCCAGGAGGGTTATTTGTGGCGACAATGCGATCGGATTACTACAAGGAGATGGAACGAGCGCTTTTTGAGTTGCCGTGGAGCCTAATTGCTCAGTCAGAGTTCAAGATATATGAGAATGAAGTAATGTATATTTTAGTTTTCCGCAAGTAG
- a CDS encoding choline/carnitine O-acyltransferase, whose translation MYQFQESLPKQPLPQLEHTCSHYLDAVSPLLSETELACTKAAVKKFQQEEGQKLQKQLETIASSTSTSYIDEFLDERFLEARLPLVRKTNIAQVLSSFIGSEELSPTPVAAILIFNLLKFYLKIKTRSLEPDRDIFQIGRPALCMVQYDNLFGTSRIPGIKRDSLVRTQNSEHIIVIRRDRFYCLNLIKGEQLPTIEQIEQQLNWIIENTPDYDCAVGTLTTLPRTQWAVLRSYITSISPANARSLALLDSALFVVCLDETTPSNLKTSLENAFYGDGQNRWFDKPVQIIVTANCQAAINIEHSGFDGYTVMRMTDEISQKPHQEAPTLTAFEKWESPIQLEWKLSPGIREEIELAKKNIANLKTQHHLQVLEFQEFGADFLRQHTLNVDAIVQLSIQLAYARLYGKIMCVTESVHTRNFQYGRFEDIRTVTSESVELIRVFSQASAKEARYSALNAAIVAHMRRLFNCKKGLNVDLHLLALYSLGRYQDMVPEMFLDKAYSQVFTQPVIWTSSLPGNMGIAGFVFVSPPVNYGYGVSYIINPEKITLCVTSQFSQPSEYTKLLNQSLSELGDLLKTFK comes from the coding sequence GTGTACCAATTCCAGGAGTCGCTTCCCAAACAGCCTCTACCGCAGCTAGAACATACTTGCTCCCACTATCTCGATGCAGTCAGCCCGCTGTTAAGCGAGACAGAACTAGCTTGCACAAAGGCGGCAGTGAAAAAATTTCAACAAGAAGAAGGACAAAAGCTCCAAAAACAGTTGGAGACGATCGCCAGTTCAACTAGCACTAGCTATATAGATGAATTTTTAGATGAACGCTTTTTAGAAGCGAGATTGCCATTGGTGAGGAAGACAAACATCGCACAAGTGTTGTCTTCCTTCATAGGAAGCGAGGAACTATCTCCTACTCCCGTTGCCGCCATCCTAATTTTTAACCTACTAAAGTTCTACCTTAAAATTAAAACTCGTTCTCTGGAACCAGATCGGGATATATTCCAAATAGGGCGTCCTGCCCTATGTATGGTTCAGTATGACAACTTATTCGGTACATCGCGGATTCCAGGCATCAAGCGAGATAGTCTGGTACGCACTCAAAACTCAGAGCATATAATAGTAATCCGACGCGATCGCTTTTACTGCTTAAATCTAATTAAAGGAGAGCAACTACCAACGATCGAACAGATCGAACAACAACTCAACTGGATAATTGAAAACACACCCGACTACGACTGTGCGGTGGGGACATTAACAACCTTACCTCGCACTCAATGGGCTGTTCTGCGTTCCTATATTACATCTATTAGTCCGGCAAACGCTCGCTCTCTAGCCTTATTGGACAGCGCTTTATTTGTTGTATGTTTGGACGAAACAACACCCAGCAATTTAAAAACAAGCCTTGAAAATGCCTTTTACGGTGATGGGCAGAATCGCTGGTTTGACAAGCCCGTACAAATAATTGTCACTGCTAACTGCCAGGCAGCAATCAACATCGAACACAGCGGATTTGACGGTTATACAGTAATGCGTATGACTGACGAAATCAGCCAGAAACCTCACCAAGAAGCGCCCACACTTACGGCTTTTGAAAAATGGGAATCTCCCATCCAATTAGAGTGGAAGTTAAGCCCAGGAATCAGGGAGGAAATCGAACTAGCAAAAAAAAATATTGCGAATTTAAAGACACAACATCATTTGCAAGTACTGGAATTTCAAGAATTCGGTGCTGACTTCCTGCGGCAGCATACCCTGAATGTTGATGCGATAGTTCAACTATCGATTCAGTTAGCTTATGCTCGGTTGTATGGTAAGATTATGTGTGTCACAGAATCGGTACACACCAGAAATTTTCAATACGGAAGATTCGAGGATATCCGTACAGTAACTAGCGAATCGGTTGAGCTAATCCGGGTTTTTTCCCAGGCTAGTGCAAAAGAGGCGCGATACTCAGCTCTAAATGCAGCAATAGTTGCCCATATGCGACGATTATTTAACTGTAAAAAGGGACTGAATGTTGATTTGCACCTGCTCGCGCTTTATAGTCTCGGTCGTTATCAGGATATGGTTCCGGAAATGTTCCTGGATAAAGCCTACAGTCAAGTCTTTACTCAACCAGTTATATGGACTAGCAGCTTGCCTGGTAATATGGGTATTGCTGGCTTTGTTTTCGTATCACCACCAGTGAATTACGGTTACGGAGTTAGCTACATAATCAACCCTGAGAAAATTACCTTGTGCGTTACCAGTCAATTTAGCCAACCGTCAGAATATACCAAACTTCTGAATCAATCACTTTCAGAACTGGGAGATTTACTCAAGACTTTTAAGTAG
- a CDS encoding class I adenylate-forming enzyme family protein: MLEELLLKNAQQYPLKTAIVYDKLRISYEELYIKVRGLSKGLGAIGIRQGDCIALILPNCPEFAIAFYATAKINAIALPLNHLFKEEEISYYISDSKPKAIITDLKRVELCRNIIAKIDQNIELIIVDGIEPSTRYFYDLIVTEETKNYENATSESGSVLYQYSSGSTGKPKRIGKTQHNLYHEVKNFAATTNVNSTDNILCIVPLYHAHGLGNCLLAAISNGATLVILEQVLQQGNPVEVPFIFRRQRILELLQSEKVTILPAIPYIFNILADIASDLEVGLSSLRLCFSAGNFLNKEIFDKFLTRFKIPIRQLYGCTEAGSISINLDTNMENTYDSVGIPMKNVQVKILSDAEEELPVGKIGEVAIKSEALTSGYYNMPELNQQAFKDGWFLTGDLGKKDNNSHLYITGRKKLLIDTGGYKVDPLEIEAILTTHPSIQEAVVVGVKQDDIGEIIKAAIVTKEGAKIEEKEIVLFCKERMTEFKIPKIIEFREEIPKSALGKILRKDLI, encoded by the coding sequence ATGTTAGAAGAACTGCTCCTAAAAAATGCCCAACAATATCCTTTAAAAACTGCTATTGTCTATGACAAATTGAGGATTAGTTACGAAGAGTTATACATTAAGGTTAGGGGTTTAAGTAAGGGTCTGGGAGCAATTGGCATCAGACAGGGTGATTGTATAGCATTGATTTTGCCTAATTGTCCGGAATTTGCGATCGCTTTTTATGCAACTGCTAAAATCAATGCGATCGCACTGCCGTTAAACCACCTTTTTAAAGAAGAAGAAATTAGTTACTACATCAGTGATAGCAAGCCTAAAGCCATTATTACCGATTTAAAACGGGTCGAGCTTTGTCGTAATATTATTGCCAAAATAGACCAAAATATAGAATTAATTATTGTAGATGGAATCGAGCCATCAACCAGATACTTTTATGATTTGATTGTCACAGAAGAAACTAAAAATTATGAAAACGCCACTTCTGAAAGTGGGAGCGTGCTTTATCAATATTCCTCTGGTTCAACAGGCAAACCTAAAAGAATTGGTAAAACCCAACATAACTTATATCACGAAGTAAAAAACTTCGCCGCAACTACTAACGTCAACTCAACAGATAATATTTTATGTATAGTACCATTGTATCACGCTCACGGTTTAGGAAATTGCCTGTTGGCTGCCATCTCCAATGGAGCAACTTTGGTAATATTAGAGCAAGTTTTGCAACAGGGAAATCCTGTTGAAGTACCATTTATTTTTAGGCGTCAAAGGATATTGGAACTGCTCCAAAGCGAGAAAGTGACAATTTTACCTGCTATTCCTTACATTTTTAATATTTTGGCAGATATAGCATCCGATCTCGAAGTCGGTTTATCTTCTTTAAGATTATGCTTTTCCGCTGGTAATTTTTTAAATAAAGAAATTTTTGACAAGTTCCTGACTCGGTTTAAAATTCCCATCAGACAACTCTATGGCTGTACAGAAGCTGGGTCGATTTCGATTAATTTAGATACAAACATGGAAAATACTTACGATTCAGTCGGTATTCCCATGAAAAATGTCCAGGTAAAGATACTTAGCGATGCAGAAGAAGAGCTTCCTGTTGGTAAAATTGGAGAAGTAGCCATCAAAAGTGAAGCACTTACCAGCGGCTACTATAATATGCCAGAACTAAATCAACAAGCATTTAAGGATGGGTGGTTTTTAACTGGCGACTTAGGCAAAAAAGATAACAACAGTCATCTTTATATTACTGGTAGAAAGAAGCTGTTGATCGATACAGGAGGTTATAAAGTCGATCCTTTGGAAATAGAAGCTATCTTGACAACTCATCCCTCGATCCAGGAAGCTGTAGTTGTAGGTGTGAAACAAGATGATATCGGAGAGATAATCAAAGCAGCAATCGTGACAAAAGAGGGAGCAAAAATTGAAGAAAAAGAAATTGTACTCTTCTGTAAAGAGCGGATGACAGAGTTTAAGATCCCGAAAATCATTGAATTTCGAGAAGAAATTCCTAAAAGTGCGTTAGGTAAAATTTTGAGAAAAGATTTAATTTAG
- a CDS encoding acyl carrier protein, with translation MKSVEFIKAETKKVLLEILPNVNPETLSDESNIFSLGLGSVDAMMLVDKLETTFDIKFLNSEINFDVFQNLASLIELIEKKYSHSHFSEN, from the coding sequence ATGAAGAGCGTCGAATTCATAAAAGCAGAAACCAAGAAAGTGCTATTAGAAATTTTACCCAATGTCAATCCAGAAACCCTATCAGATGAAAGTAATATTTTTAGTTTGGGATTGGGTTCGGTTGATGCAATGATGCTGGTTGACAAACTGGAAACCACTTTTGATATTAAATTTTTAAATAGTGAGATTAATTTCGATGTATTTCAAAATTTAGCAAGTCTAATCGAACTAATAGAGAAAAAATATTCTCATTCCCATTTTTCTGAAAATTAA